The Dasania marina DSM 21967 genome has a segment encoding these proteins:
- a CDS encoding NAD(P)H-dependent flavin oxidoreductase translates to MDHRTLLGVELPIIQAPMAGVQDSELALAVAAAGGLGSLPCAMLSAEQLQAELSRLQDHPQKDSPQRFNINFFCHQPPKPDPAKEQQWRQLLQPYFAELNLDINTIAAGPQRLPFSHAIADILEPYQPTIISFHFGLPAADLLARVKSWGSTVLASATTVKEALWLQAHGADAIIAQGLEAGGHRGMFLNQDLSEQMGSFALLPQIVAAVTLPVIAAGGIADAKGVKTALDLGAIAAQIGSAYLLCPEAKTSTLHRAALSSDRVQHTAVTNLLSGRPARGIVNRLISELGPINTKAPEFPLAATAISALRLQAESQGLDHFSPLWCGQNASGCQTISATDLTLWLATNV, encoded by the coding sequence ATGGATCATCGAACACTGCTAGGCGTAGAACTGCCTATTATTCAAGCCCCTATGGCAGGGGTGCAAGACAGCGAATTAGCCCTAGCAGTGGCTGCCGCAGGCGGCTTAGGTTCACTGCCCTGCGCCATGCTCAGCGCCGAGCAATTACAGGCCGAGCTAAGCCGCTTACAAGACCACCCCCAAAAAGATAGCCCGCAGCGGTTTAATATTAATTTTTTCTGCCATCAGCCACCCAAGCCCGACCCTGCTAAAGAGCAACAGTGGCGGCAATTACTGCAACCCTATTTTGCAGAATTAAACCTAGACATAAACACTATCGCGGCAGGCCCACAACGCCTGCCCTTTAGCCACGCCATCGCCGACATATTAGAACCTTACCAGCCCACCATTATCAGTTTTCATTTTGGCCTGCCTGCCGCCGACTTATTAGCGCGGGTAAAAAGCTGGGGCAGCACCGTGCTAGCCTCTGCCACCACTGTAAAGGAAGCCCTTTGGCTGCAGGCTCACGGTGCCGATGCCATTATTGCCCAAGGTTTAGAAGCCGGCGGCCATCGCGGCATGTTTCTCAACCAAGACTTAAGCGAGCAAATGGGCAGCTTTGCATTACTGCCGCAAATAGTTGCGGCCGTCACTCTACCGGTTATTGCCGCAGGCGGTATCGCCGATGCTAAAGGCGTGAAAACAGCATTGGATTTAGGCGCCATAGCCGCACAAATTGGCAGTGCCTATTTGTTGTGTCCAGAAGCTAAAACCAGCACCTTACATAGAGCAGCGCTGAGTAGCGATAGAGTACAACACACCGCCGTGACTAATCTGTTATCGGGCAGGCCCGCCCGTGGCATAGTGAACCGCCTTATTAGCGAGCTGGGGCCTATCAATACCAAAGCGCCAGAGTTCCCGCTGGCGGCTACAGCCATCAGCGCGCTGCGTCTACAGGCCGAAAGCCAAGGGCTGGATCATTTTTCACCACTGTGGTGCGGGCAGAATGCTAGCGGCTGCCAAACTATTTCCGCCACCGACTTAACCCTATGGCTGGCGACGAACGTTTAA
- a CDS encoding metal-dependent hydrolase family protein has product MCRLLLTFALLLSLSSNGLSSDDRTTIYIKAGTLIDVVNAKVLTQQLITVQGQQIIAVGPISASTLDPQAQIIDLSDHTVMPGLMDAHTHLLSSMVWGYDSLALSDDRLLIYGVINAEKTLLAGFTSVRDVGAPSFADVALRDAINAGEIAGPRMLVSGPALGITGGHCDNNMLPIDYHVQAEAVADGPWAARTMVRKNIKYGADLIKFCGTGGVFSKGTKVGAQQYTLEEMRAIIDEAHMAGKKVAVHAHGTAGIKAAIIAGADSIEHASFLDNEAITLAKKNGTYLSMDIYNDDFILQEGKKFGMTDESLAKEKHLGLTQRQSFQKAVKAGVNIAYGTDAGVYPNGENGKQMAKMVEWGMTPIQAVQTATLHTATLFGSQQQTGAITVGRLADIIAIKGDPLKDLSLFKHVSFVMKDGQVYKQP; this is encoded by the coding sequence ATGTGCCGACTGTTACTGACCTTCGCCTTATTGCTCAGCCTCAGCAGCAACGGACTCAGCAGCGACGACCGCACTACTATTTATATCAAAGCAGGCACACTAATAGATGTGGTCAACGCAAAAGTCTTAACTCAGCAATTGATCACCGTACAGGGCCAGCAGATTATTGCCGTAGGCCCTATTAGCGCAAGCACGCTAGATCCGCAGGCACAGATTATAGACCTCAGCGATCACACCGTAATGCCCGGGTTGATGGACGCCCACACCCACTTACTCTCATCTATGGTGTGGGGCTATGACAGCCTAGCGCTGTCTGACGACAGGCTGCTGATTTACGGCGTTATCAATGCCGAAAAAACTTTGCTAGCGGGCTTTACCAGTGTGCGTGATGTGGGCGCGCCTAGCTTTGCCGATGTCGCCCTGCGCGACGCCATTAATGCCGGCGAAATCGCCGGCCCCCGCATGCTGGTCTCCGGCCCCGCCCTAGGCATTACCGGCGGTCACTGCGACAATAATATGCTGCCCATAGATTACCACGTACAAGCCGAAGCCGTGGCCGATGGCCCTTGGGCAGCACGCACTATGGTGCGCAAGAATATTAAATACGGTGCCGACCTGATTAAGTTTTGCGGCACCGGCGGGGTATTTTCCAAAGGCACTAAAGTGGGTGCCCAGCAATACACCCTAGAAGAAATGCGCGCCATTATTGACGAGGCACATATGGCCGGTAAAAAAGTCGCCGTGCACGCCCACGGCACGGCCGGTATTAAAGCCGCGATTATAGCCGGTGCCGATAGCATAGAGCACGCCAGTTTTCTGGATAACGAGGCGATTACGTTAGCCAAAAAAAACGGCACGTATTTATCCATGGATATTTACAACGACGACTTTATTCTGCAAGAGGGCAAGAAGTTTGGCATGACCGACGAGTCGCTAGCGAAAGAAAAACATTTGGGGCTCACCCAAAGGCAGAGCTTTCAAAAAGCCGTTAAGGCCGGAGTCAACATCGCCTATGGCACCGATGCCGGGGTCTACCCCAATGGTGAAAACGGCAAGCAAATGGCCAAGATGGTGGAGTGGGGCATGACCCCTATACAAGCCGTACAAACCGCCACCCTGCACACCGCCACCCTGTTTGGTAGCCAGCAGCAAACCGGTGCCATCACCGTGGGTAGGCTGGCCGACATTATTGCCATTAAAGGCGATCCGCTAAAAGATTTGTCGTTGTTTAAACACGTTAGCTTTGTGATGAAAGACGGCCAAGTTTATAAACAACCCTAA